In Streptomyces violaceusniger Tu 4113, one DNA window encodes the following:
- a CDS encoding type I polyketide synthase encodes MATEDKLRSYLKTAVANSREAQRQLNEIKAKRDEPLAIVGMACRYPGGVAGPDDLWELVASGTDAVSLFPADRGWDVDALYDPEGAPGTTSTREGGFVESVADFDAGFFGVSPREALAMDPQQRLMLEVSWEALEHAGIDPASLTGTATGVFVGAASSGYLEAIEGLPETESHRITSGLLSVISGRLSYTLGLEGPAVTVDTACSSSLVAMHWAGQALRSGECSLALAGGVTVAVSPAGFVEFSRQGGLAPDGRCKAFAEGADGTGWSEGAGVVVLERLSDARRNGHRVLAVVRSSAVNQDGASNGLTAPNGPSQQRVIRQALAAAGLSPAEVDVVEAHGTGTVLGDPIEAQALLSVYGQGRSGDQPLWLGSLKSNIGHSQAAAGVAGVIKMVQAMRYGTLPRTLHVDEPSTRVDWGRGRVRLLTEEQPWPETGHPRRAGVSSFGVSGTNAHLILEAASLAEDGPAAQGASDSGAGVVGGVVPWVVSGRSAAAVAGQAGRLLERVERESGLNAADVAWSLLGSRSLFDHRAVVVGAGRDELTAGLRALAAGEPAVGVAEGFAGPGRQVVFVFPGQGAQWVGMAGELRKSYPVFADALAECGDALGEFVDWSLLDALDDREMLARVDVVQPALWAVMVSLARVWQSLGVRPAAVVGHSQGEIAAAVVAGGLSLSDGARVVALRSRAIAEVLVGDGGMVAVSLPVERARELIGRWGDGLSVAAVNGPGSVVVSGVSLALDELVAHCEGVGVQARRVPVDYASHSAVVERVEQRLARDVAAVTPVSGSVPMYSTVTAGLMDTGELDAGYWYRNLRQTVLFEDANRALVEAGYSVFVEISPHPVLTMPLQDTLDTHYPGLAAEAVVTGTLRRNEGGPVRMLASAAELFVHGVPIVWDGLFAGRSPRRVDLPTYAFQRSRYWPEGGMASADVAAAGLEAVEHPLLGAVLSSPEGGGVVFTSRLSAGSQPWLADHAVQGAVVFPGTGFVELVVQAADAVGCGRVSELIVEAPLVLPERGGVQVQVVVGESEDGRRPVTVYARPDGGGEQPWLRHAGGVVEDTTVADVSGFEELAGVWPPAGAEAMVTEGIYERIAAEGGFVYGPTFQGLTRAWRQDGRVFAEVDLPEQQWGRAGAFGIHPALLDSVLHASLFADLAPTEYGRLPFSFGDVVLHASGAARVRACLTRTGPDSLSVAVTDPSGGAVLSLGSLVMRPLTPQALTAAERRDETVLAVEWTELPAEARETGDLDTVLGPVVAGPDAEVPWLPGVPVHQGLDEVRPESGRPVVLAVSAQDGPVVEAAHRCARWILEQVQSWLGDERFADSTLLVLTRGAVGAGPREAVADLAAATAWGLVRSAQAENPGRITLIDTDAATGMTAGLLAVARGTGEPQLAVRAGRLYAARLARADVGLAVPETDAWHLDSLAKGTLENLRLVPFAEGGRELGSGEVRIRVHAAGVNFRDVLNALGMYPDPDELLGSDVAGVVAEVGPGVSDLRVGDRVMGLVDGGIGSLVVCDRRLVVPVPAGWSFVTAASVPTAFLTAYYALVELAGLRAGERVLVHAGAGGVGMAAIQLARHLGAEVFSTASDGKRELLRARGLDEGHLASSRSLDFEAAFSRATGGRGVDVVLNSLTGDFIDASLRLMPGGGRFIEMGKAELRQSDEVAARYDGVRYRSFDLVEAGPERTQQMLAELVRLFETGSLEPLPVTEWDVRQAPEAFRYMSQARHVGKLVLTVRQRLVDAGTVLVTGGTGGLGGEVARHLVTAHGVRDLVLVSRRGSAAPGAGELVAELSGQGARVTVAACDVSDRDALAAVLAEIPAEHRLTGVVHTAGVVDDGLISSLTADRLGPVLAPKVDAAWHLHELTRDMDLSLFAVFSSMSGLLGAPGQGNYAAGNVFLDALIAQRRHEGLPGVSMAWGPWTPEVGLTGTLSEADMRRLERSGIPALSVAQGMRLFDQATAADVALVGLARIDTAVLRGQADLPVMLRTLVGARPRRAVAGNRRQSGGFAQQLAGLTAQQRDQHLLALVRDHVAVVLGHQSGEQVDPGLAFREAGFDSLTAVELRNRLQTATGLSLPATLVFDYPNAIRLAGYLAEQSGDATESATESATRQELPALVSVADDPIVVVGMACRYPGGVESPDDLWNLVTTGTDAMTPFPADRGWDVDGLYDPTGSRPNTAVAREGGFLTAAADFDAGFFGISPREALAMDPQQRLLLEVVWEALEHAGIDPTVLGGTPAGVFVGSYHSSYGDLVARAGDAQAQAMTGGAQSVLSGRVSYVLGLEGPAVTVDTACSSSLVAMHLAGQSLRAGESSLALAGGVTVLADPGTFVEFSRQGGLAGDGRCKAFAESADGTGFGEGIGIVVLERLSDARRNGHRVLAVMRSSAINQDGASNGLTAPNGPSQQRVIRQALAAAGLAPTDIDAVEAHGTGTTLGDPIEAHALLSTYGQGRPEDQPLWLGTVKSNIGHTQAAAGVAGAIKMVHAMRHGVLPRTLYADQPTSHVDWSQGRVRLLTEEQPWPETGHPRRAGVSSFGISGTNAHVILEAAPDLGTEPEPETGAAAGGDAVAETVWVVSGRSAQALAAQAGRLLERVQADPGLTDAEVGRALLSTRSLFEHRAVVVGAGRDGLTAGLRALAAGEPAADVVDGVARTRRGTAVLFTGQGAQRLGMGRLLHEQSPVFAAAFDEVADELDRHLDGRLRDVLWGEDRELLDRTGWTQPALFAIEVALFRVLRSWGIEPDYLLGHSIGEVAAAHVAGVFSLPDACRLVAARARLMEALPAGGAMAAVAATEEEVTARLADGVSIAAVNAAESVVVAGPEDAVTAVAEHFAALGRRTRRLRVSHAFHSALMDPMLDDFAAELEQLTFAETAIPVVSNMTGAPADMAHPKYWVEQVRSTVRFADGLRWLAERGVDTFVEAGPDAVLSRLVELNGLSQATAVALQRGDRTGRPVLLHALAQLFVRGVPVDWDGLFAGRGTRRVDLPTYAFRRRRYWPQAAPERATGRDPVDALFWESVEGGAGQLARSLGVADDALSDVAPALLRWRERRLQDAVADDWCYRQQWVPVDGVRPDPAAPQRWLAIVPEGDDPWATAVLEALGPDVTVLAPDAADAEQLAPAGADRTGVVSLAAADEAGVEATLRLVQELRGSELTVPLWVLTRAAITARPGEQVKDVWQGGVWGLGRVAALELPGLWGGLVDLPEDPDPAALKRLAGVLVGGHGEDQLAVRASGVLARRLVRAPGRGTGEPWRTSGTALVTGGTGGLGGYVARWLVERGAEHVVLMSRRGPDAPGAAGLQAELESSGAKVSVLAGDVADRAAMTQVLAGIPADLPLRTVVHTAGVLHRPLPVEALPVATLHDSLGAKVKGALLLDELTAGMELDAFVLFSSGASSWGGSGQGGYAAGNACLDSLAEYRRARGRTATSIAWGTWAEAGMAAANTGEHDYLVRLGVLPMQPEPAIAAMQRVLEDDATTVTVSDMDWAKFAPAFSLARPSRLFALLQEAGPAVVEPEADREATAFAERVAAMPADERREHLLALVQEHAAAVLGHSSGDELDPETAFRDAGFDSLTAVELRNGLQTMTGLTLPATLVFDYPNPVKLADLLESMVGGPSGDADEEIRRKLLSVPLIKLRDAGLLDAVLALADDDLGPAAAPEDDETGDETDLMTADADDLVRIALEAAGGAPTT; translated from the coding sequence CGGCGCCGAACGGTCCGTCGCAGCAGCGGGTGATCCGGCAGGCGCTGGCGGCCGCCGGGCTCTCTCCGGCCGAGGTCGACGTGGTCGAGGCGCACGGCACGGGCACGGTCCTGGGCGACCCGATCGAGGCGCAGGCGTTGTTGTCGGTCTATGGTCAGGGCCGGTCCGGGGATCAGCCGCTGTGGCTGGGGTCGTTGAAGTCGAACATCGGTCACTCGCAGGCGGCGGCGGGTGTCGCGGGTGTGATCAAGATGGTCCAGGCGATGCGGTACGGCACGCTGCCGCGGACCTTGCATGTGGACGAGCCGAGCACCCGCGTGGACTGGGGCCGGGGCCGGGTGCGGCTGCTGACCGAGGAGCAGCCCTGGCCGGAGACCGGGCATCCGCGCCGGGCCGGGGTGTCGTCCTTCGGGGTGTCGGGCACCAATGCGCACCTGATTCTGGAAGCTGCCTCCCTGGCCGAGGACGGCCCCGCCGCGCAGGGCGCTTCGGACAGTGGCGCCGGCGTCGTCGGTGGTGTTGTTCCGTGGGTGGTGTCGGGCCGGTCGGCCGCGGCGGTGGCCGGGCAGGCCGGGCGGCTGCTGGAGCGGGTGGAGCGGGAATCCGGGTTGAACGCCGCGGATGTGGCGTGGTCGCTGCTGGGGTCCCGGTCGCTTTTCGATCATCGTGCGGTGGTGGTGGGTGCCGGCCGTGATGAGCTGACCGCCGGGCTGCGCGCTCTGGCTGCCGGAGAGCCGGCCGTCGGCGTGGCCGAGGGTTTCGCCGGGCCCGGTCGTCAAGTGGTGTTCGTCTTTCCGGGGCAGGGTGCGCAGTGGGTCGGGATGGCGGGTGAACTGCGGAAGTCTTATCCGGTGTTCGCTGATGCGCTTGCTGAGTGTGGCGATGCGTTGGGTGAGTTTGTCGACTGGTCGCTGTTGGATGCCCTGGATGACCGGGAGATGCTGGCGCGTGTCGATGTGGTGCAGCCTGCTTTGTGGGCGGTGATGGTGTCATTGGCGCGTGTCTGGCAGTCGCTGGGGGTCCGGCCCGCGGCGGTGGTGGGTCACTCGCAGGGTGAGATCGCCGCGGCTGTGGTGGCGGGTGGGTTGTCGTTGTCCGATGGTGCGCGGGTTGTCGCGTTGCGCAGTCGGGCGATTGCTGAGGTGCTGGTGGGGGACGGCGGTATGGTCGCGGTGTCGTTGCCGGTGGAGCGGGCGCGGGAGTTGATCGGCCGCTGGGGTGATGGGCTGTCGGTGGCGGCGGTCAATGGTCCTGGTTCGGTGGTGGTTTCGGGTGTGTCCCTCGCGCTTGATGAGCTTGTTGCTCATTGCGAGGGTGTTGGGGTGCAGGCTCGGCGGGTGCCGGTGGATTATGCCTCGCATTCGGCGGTGGTCGAGCGGGTCGAGCAGCGGCTGGCGAGGGATGTGGCTGCCGTGACTCCGGTGTCGGGTTCGGTGCCGATGTATTCGACGGTGACGGCTGGGCTGATGGACACCGGTGAGCTGGATGCCGGTTACTGGTATCGCAATCTGCGTCAGACGGTGCTTTTCGAGGATGCCAACCGTGCCCTGGTGGAGGCCGGGTACTCGGTGTTCGTCGAGATCAGCCCCCATCCGGTACTGACCATGCCGCTGCAGGACACCCTCGACACGCATTACCCCGGCCTTGCCGCCGAAGCGGTGGTCACCGGGACGTTGCGCCGTAACGAGGGCGGGCCGGTCCGGATGCTGGCCTCCGCGGCCGAGCTGTTCGTGCACGGCGTGCCCATCGTCTGGGACGGCCTGTTCGCTGGGCGGTCGCCGCGACGGGTCGATCTGCCCACGTACGCGTTCCAGCGGAGCCGGTACTGGCCCGAGGGCGGCATGGCGTCGGCCGACGTGGCGGCCGCGGGTCTGGAGGCGGTGGAGCATCCGCTGCTGGGTGCGGTGCTGTCCTCGCCCGAGGGCGGCGGGGTGGTGTTCACCTCGCGGTTGTCGGCCGGGTCGCAGCCCTGGCTGGCCGACCACGCCGTGCAGGGTGCGGTGGTCTTCCCCGGCACGGGCTTCGTGGAGCTGGTGGTCCAGGCCGCCGACGCGGTCGGGTGCGGCCGGGTCAGTGAGCTGATCGTGGAGGCGCCGCTGGTGCTCCCCGAGCGTGGTGGCGTTCAGGTCCAGGTCGTCGTGGGCGAGTCGGAGGACGGTCGGCGGCCGGTCACCGTGTACGCGCGCCCGGACGGAGGCGGGGAGCAGCCCTGGCTCCGGCATGCCGGCGGTGTCGTCGAGGACACGACGGTGGCAGACGTGTCCGGGTTCGAGGAGCTGGCCGGGGTGTGGCCGCCGGCCGGCGCGGAAGCCATGGTCACCGAGGGGATATACGAGCGGATTGCCGCCGAGGGCGGTTTCGTATACGGGCCGACGTTCCAGGGCCTGACCCGGGCCTGGCGCCAGGACGGCCGGGTCTTCGCCGAGGTGGACCTGCCCGAGCAGCAGTGGGGCCGGGCCGGGGCGTTCGGCATCCACCCGGCGTTGCTGGACTCGGTGCTGCACGCCTCGCTCTTCGCGGACCTGGCGCCGACGGAGTACGGCCGGCTGCCGTTCAGCTTCGGCGACGTGGTGCTGCACGCCTCCGGGGCCGCCCGGGTACGTGCGTGCCTCACGCGGACAGGGCCGGACTCGCTCTCGGTCGCGGTGACGGACCCGTCAGGCGGCGCGGTGCTGTCGCTGGGCTCACTGGTGATGCGCCCGCTGACGCCGCAGGCGCTGACCGCCGCCGAGCGCCGGGACGAGACCGTACTGGCCGTGGAGTGGACCGAGCTGCCCGCCGAGGCCCGGGAGACCGGCGACCTCGACACGGTGCTCGGCCCCGTGGTGGCGGGCCCGGACGCCGAGGTGCCGTGGCTGCCGGGTGTGCCGGTGCACCAGGGTCTGGACGAAGTGCGGCCGGAGTCCGGCCGGCCGGTGGTGCTGGCCGTGTCGGCCCAGGACGGTCCGGTCGTGGAGGCGGCGCACCGGTGCGCCCGGTGGATCCTGGAGCAGGTGCAGTCCTGGCTGGGAGACGAACGGTTCGCCGACTCGACGCTGCTGGTGCTGACCCGCGGTGCGGTCGGCGCCGGCCCTCGGGAGGCGGTGGCCGATCTTGCCGCCGCCACCGCCTGGGGTCTGGTGCGCTCGGCGCAGGCGGAGAACCCGGGCCGGATCACGCTGATCGACACCGACGCCGCGACCGGGATGACCGCCGGCCTGCTGGCCGTCGCGCGTGGCACCGGCGAGCCTCAGCTGGCGGTCCGTGCGGGCAGGCTGTACGCCGCCCGGCTGGCGCGGGCGGACGTGGGTCTGGCGGTGCCGGAGACGGATGCCTGGCACCTGGACTCGCTGGCGAAGGGCACTTTGGAGAATCTGCGTCTTGTGCCGTTCGCGGAGGGGGGTCGGGAGCTCGGCAGCGGGGAGGTCCGGATCCGGGTCCATGCCGCGGGTGTGAACTTCCGTGATGTGCTCAACGCCTTGGGGATGTACCCGGATCCGGATGAGCTGCTGGGCAGTGATGTCGCGGGTGTGGTGGCCGAGGTGGGTCCTGGGGTATCGGATCTGCGGGTCGGTGACCGGGTGATGGGTCTCGTCGATGGTGGGATCGGTTCGTTGGTGGTGTGTGATCGTCGGCTGGTGGTGCCGGTTCCGGCGGGCTGGTCGTTCGTGACGGCTGCTTCGGTGCCGACGGCGTTTTTGACGGCGTATTACGCGCTGGTGGAGCTGGCCGGGTTGCGGGCGGGTGAGCGGGTTCTGGTGCATGCGGGTGCCGGTGGTGTGGGTATGGCCGCGATTCAGCTGGCGAGGCACTTGGGTGCTGAGGTCTTTTCGACCGCCAGTGACGGCAAGCGGGAGTTGCTGAGGGCGCGGGGGCTCGACGAGGGGCATCTGGCGTCGTCGCGGTCGCTGGATTTCGAAGCCGCGTTCTCGCGGGCCACGGGTGGTCGTGGTGTGGATGTCGTGCTGAACTCGCTCACGGGTGATTTCATCGACGCGTCGTTGCGGCTGATGCCGGGCGGTGGCCGGTTCATCGAGATGGGCAAGGCCGAACTCCGGCAGAGCGACGAGGTGGCCGCCCGCTACGACGGCGTCCGCTACCGCTCCTTCGACCTGGTGGAAGCGGGCCCGGAACGGACCCAGCAGATGCTCGCCGAGCTGGTCCGGCTCTTCGAGACCGGGTCCCTGGAACCCCTTCCGGTCACCGAGTGGGATGTGCGGCAGGCGCCGGAGGCGTTCCGGTACATGAGCCAGGCGCGGCATGTCGGCAAGTTGGTGCTGACGGTGCGGCAGCGGCTCGTGGACGCGGGCACGGTGCTGGTCACCGGCGGTACCGGTGGGCTGGGCGGCGAGGTGGCCAGGCACCTGGTCACGGCTCATGGCGTGCGGGATCTGGTGCTGGTGTCGCGGCGTGGGTCGGCGGCGCCGGGGGCCGGGGAACTGGTGGCCGAGCTGTCCGGGCAGGGCGCCCGGGTCACGGTCGCCGCGTGCGATGTCAGCGACCGTGACGCTCTGGCCGCAGTGCTGGCGGAGATACCGGCCGAGCACCGGTTGACGGGTGTGGTGCACACCGCGGGCGTGGTCGACGACGGGCTGATCTCGTCGCTGACCGCCGACCGGTTGGGTCCGGTGCTGGCGCCGAAGGTGGATGCCGCCTGGCATCTGCACGAGCTGACCCGGGATATGGACCTGTCGCTCTTCGCGGTGTTCTCCTCGATGTCCGGCTTGCTGGGCGCTCCGGGGCAGGGCAACTACGCGGCCGGGAACGTGTTCCTCGACGCGCTGATCGCGCAGCGTCGGCACGAGGGTCTGCCCGGTGTGTCGATGGCCTGGGGCCCGTGGACCCCCGAGGTCGGCCTGACCGGCACCCTGTCGGAAGCCGACATGCGCCGGCTGGAGCGTTCGGGCATACCGGCGTTGTCGGTGGCCCAGGGCATGCGGCTGTTCGACCAGGCGACCGCCGCCGACGTGGCGCTGGTGGGTCTCGCCCGGATCGACACCGCGGTCCTGCGGGGCCAGGCCGACCTGCCGGTCATGCTCAGGACGCTGGTCGGCGCCAGGCCGCGGCGGGCGGTGGCCGGTAACCGGCGGCAGTCCGGCGGATTCGCCCAGCAGCTGGCCGGGCTCACCGCCCAGCAGCGCGACCAGCACCTGCTCGCTCTGGTACGCGACCACGTGGCCGTCGTCCTCGGCCACCAGAGCGGCGAGCAGGTCGACCCCGGTCTGGCGTTCCGGGAGGCCGGTTTCGACTCGTTGACCGCCGTCGAGCTGCGCAACCGGCTCCAGACCGCGACCGGGCTGTCGCTGCCGGCCACGCTGGTCTTCGACTATCCGAACGCGATCCGGCTGGCGGGCTACCTGGCCGAGCAGTCCGGCGACGCCACCGAGTCAGCCACCGAGTCCGCGACCCGGCAGGAGCTGCCCGCGCTGGTGTCGGTGGCCGACGACCCGATCGTGGTCGTCGGCATGGCCTGCCGCTACCCGGGCGGCGTGGAGAGCCCGGACGACCTGTGGAACCTGGTCACCACCGGTACCGACGCGATGACGCCGTTCCCGGCGGACCGCGGCTGGGACGTGGACGGCCTGTACGACCCGACGGGCAGCCGTCCGAACACGGCAGTGGCCCGCGAGGGCGGCTTCCTGACCGCCGCCGCGGACTTCGACGCCGGGTTCTTCGGCATCTCCCCGCGGGAAGCCCTGGCCATGGACCCGCAGCAGCGGCTTCTGCTGGAAGTCGTCTGGGAGGCGCTCGAACACGCCGGGATCGACCCGACAGTCCTCGGCGGAACCCCGGCCGGGGTGTTCGTCGGCAGCTACCACTCCAGCTACGGCGACCTCGTCGCCCGGGCGGGCGACGCGCAGGCCCAGGCGATGACCGGTGGCGCGCAGAGCGTGCTCTCCGGCCGGGTGTCGTACGTCCTCGGTCTGGAGGGCCCGGCGGTCACCGTCGACACCGCCTGCTCGTCGTCGCTGGTCGCCATGCACCTGGCCGGGCAGTCCCTGCGCGCGGGCGAGAGCTCCCTGGCGCTGGCGGGCGGTGTCACCGTACTGGCGGACCCCGGCACGTTCGTCGAGTTCAGCCGCCAGGGCGGTCTCGCGGGCGACGGCCGGTGCAAGGCGTTCGCCGAGTCGGCCGACGGTACCGGGTTCGGCGAGGGCATCGGCATCGTGGTGCTGGAGCGTCTCTCGGACGCCCGCCGCAACGGTCACCGCGTACTGGCGGTCATGCGGTCCAGCGCGATCAACCAGGACGGCGCCTCCAACGGCCTGACGGCGCCGAACGGTCCGTCCCAGCAGCGGGTCATCCGGCAGGCCCTGGCCGCGGCCGGGCTCGCCCCCACCGACATCGACGCCGTGGAGGCCCACGGCACCGGCACCACCCTGGGCGACCCGATCGAGGCGCACGCGCTGCTGTCGACCTACGGCCAGGGCCGCCCCGAGGACCAGCCGCTGTGGCTGGGCACGGTGAAGTCCAACATCGGGCACACCCAGGCTGCCGCGGGCGTCGCCGGGGCGATCAAGATGGTGCACGCGATGCGGCACGGTGTGCTGCCCCGCACCCTGTACGCGGACCAGCCGACCTCGCACGTGGACTGGAGCCAGGGCCGGGTGCGGCTGCTGACCGAGGAGCAGCCCTGGCCCGAGACCGGGCACCCGCGCCGCGCGGGCGTCTCCTCCTTCGGCATCTCCGGCACCAACGCGCACGTCATCCTGGAGGCCGCGCCTGACCTCGGCACCGAGCCCGAGCCCGAGACCGGCGCTGCCGCCGGCGGCGACGCCGTCGCCGAGACGGTGTGGGTGGTCTCGGGCCGGTCCGCGCAGGCGCTGGCCGCGCAGGCCGGGCGGCTGCTGGAGCGCGTGCAGGCCGACCCCGGGCTCACCGATGCCGAGGTGGGCCGTGCGCTGCTGAGCACCCGGTCGCTGTTCGAGCACCGGGCGGTCGTCGTCGGCGCGGGCCGCGACGGACTCACCGCCGGTCTGCGAGCGCTCGCCGCCGGGGAACCGGCCGCCGACGTGGTCGACGGTGTGGCCCGTACCCGCCGCGGGACGGCGGTGCTGTTCACCGGTCAGGGCGCGCAGCGGCTCGGCATGGGTCGCCTGCTGCACGAGCAGTCGCCGGTGTTCGCCGCCGCTTTCGACGAGGTGGCCGACGAACTCGACCGGCATCTCGACGGCCGGTTGCGGGACGTGCTGTGGGGCGAGGACCGGGAACTGCTCGACCGGACCGGATGGACGCAACCCGCGCTGTTCGCGATCGAGGTCGCGCTGTTCCGGGTGCTACGGTCCTGGGGCATCGAGCCGGACTACCTGCTCGGGCACTCGATCGGTGAGGTCGCCGCCGCCCACGTGGCCGGGGTGTTCTCGCTGCCGGACGCGTGTCGGCTGGTCGCCGCCAGGGCCCGGCTCATGGAGGCGCTGCCGGCCGGCGGGGCGATGGCCGCCGTCGCCGCGACCGAGGAGGAGGTGACCGCCCGGCTCGCCGACGGTGTGTCGATCGCGGCGGTCAACGCCGCCGAGTCGGTGGTCGTCGCGGGTCCCGAGGACGCCGTGACCGCGGTGGCGGAGCACTTCGCCGCGCTGGGCCGGCGGACCCGGCGGCTGCGGGTGTCGCACGCCTTCCACTCCGCTCTGATGGACCCGATGCTCGACGACTTCGCGGCGGAGCTGGAGCAGCTGACCTTCGCCGAGACGGCGATCCCCGTCGTGTCGAACATGACCGGCGCGCCGGCGGACATGGCGCACCCGAAGTACTGGGTGGAGCAGGTCCGCTCCACGGTCCGGTTCGCCGACGGGCTGCGCTGGCTGGCCGAGCGCGGGGTGGACACCTTCGTGGAGGCCGGCCCGGACGCGGTCCTGTCCCGTCTGGTGGAACTCAACGGCCTGTCCCAGGCCACCGCGGTGGCCCTCCAGCGCGGCGACCGCACCGGCCGGCCGGTCCTGCTGCACGCCCTGGCGCAGCTGTTCGTGCGGGGCGTGCCCGTCGACTGGGACGGGCTGTTCGCCGGGCGCGGGACGCGGCGGGTGGACCTGCCGACGTACGCGTTCCGGCGCCGCCGCTACTGGCCGCAGGCGGCGCCGGAGCGGGCGACCGGCCGCGACCCGGTGGACGCCCTGTTCTGGGAGTCGGTCGAGGGCGGCGCCGGACAGCTGGCCCGCTCGCTCGGTGTCGCGGACGACGCGCTGTCGGACGTGGCCCCGGCCCTGCTGCGCTGGCGTGAGCGACGGCTCCAGGACGCAGTGGCCGACGACTGGTGCTACCGCCAGCAGTGGGTCCCCGTCGACGGCGTCCGGCCGGACCCGGCCGCGCCGCAGCGCTGGCTGGCGATCGTCCCCGAAGGCGACGATCCCTGGGCCACCGCCGTACTGGAGGCGCTGGGCCCGGATGTGACCGTACTCGCCCCCGACGCGGCCGACGCCGAGCAGCTGGCGCCGGCCGGGGCCGACCGCACCGGCGTGGTGTCGCTGGCCGCCGCCGACGAGGCCGGAGTGGAGGCGACGCTGCGGCTGGTGCAGGAGCTGCGGGGCTCGGAGCTGACCGTCCCGCTATGGGTTCTCACCCGCGCGGCGATCACGGCACGCCCCGGTGAGCAGGTCAAGGACGTGTGGCAGGGCGGCGTCTGGGGACTGGGTCGGGTCGCGGCCCTGGAGCTGCCCGGCCTGTGGGGCGGTCTGGTCGACCTGCCCGAGGACCCCGACCCGGCGGCCCTCAAGCGGCTGGCGGGCGTGCTGGTGGGGGGCCACGGCGAGGACCAGCTCGCGGTGCGCGCCTCCGGTGTGCTGGCGCGCCGCCTGGTGCGTGCGCCCGGCCGCGGCACGGGTGAGCCCTGGCGGACCAGCGGTACGGCACTGGTCACCGGCGGCACCGGCGGTCTTGGCGGGTACGTGGCCCGGTGGCTGGTCGAGCGCGGCGCGGAGCACGTGGTGCTGATGTCCCGCCGCGGCCCGGACGCCCCGGGCGCGGCCGGGCTTCAGGCCGAACTGGAATCCTCCGGCGCCAAGGTGAGCGTCCTCGCGGGCGATGTCGCCGACCGGGCGGCGATGACGCAGGTCCTCGCCGGTATCCCCGCCGACCTGCCGTTGCGGACGGTGGTCCACACCGCCGGCGTCCTGCACAGGCCCCTTCCCGTCGAGGCGCTTCCGGTGGCGACGCTGCACGACAGCCTCGGGGCGAAGGTCAAGGGCGCGCTGCTGCTCGACGAGCTGACCGCCGGTATGGAGCTGGACGCGTTCGTGCTGTTCTCCTCGGGTGCGTCGTCGTGGGGCGGCAGCGGCCAGGGTGGCTACGCGGCGGGCAACGCCTGCCTGGACAGCCTGGCGGAGTACCGGCGTGCGCGGGGGCGTACCGCCACCTCTATCGCCTGGGGCACCTGGGCCGAGGCCGGCATGGCCGCGGCCAACACCGGCGAGCACGACTACCTGGTGCGTCTTGGCGTGCTGCCGATGCAGCCGGAACCGGCCATAGCCGCGATGCAGCGCGTCCTGGAGGACGACGCGACCACGGTCACCGTCTCCGACATGGACTGGGCGAAGTTCGCCCCCGCGTTCTCGCTCGCCCGGCCGAGTCGGCTGTTCGCCCTGCTCCAGGAGGCTGGCCCGGCCGTGGTCGAGCCCGAGGCCGACCGCGAGGCCACCGCGTTCGCCGAGCGGGTGGCGGCGATGCCGGCGGACGAGCGGCGCGAACACCTCCTCGCCTTGGTCCAGGAGCACGCCGCCGCCGTGCTGGGCCACAGCAGCGGCGACGAGCTGGACCCCGAGACGGCCTTCCGGGACGCCGGGTTCGATTCGCTGACCGCCGTCGAGCTGCGCAACGGGCTGCAGACGATGACCGGCCTCACCCTGCCCGCGACGCTCGTCTTCGACTATCCCAACCCCGTCAAACTCGCCGACCTGCTGGAGAGCATGGTGGGCGGGCCGTCCGGGGACGCCGACGAGGAGATCCGCCGCAAGCTGCTCTCCGTTCCGCTGATCAAGCTCCGGGACGCCGGCCTGCTCGATGCCGTACTGGCCCTGGCCGACGACGACCTGGGCCCTGCGGCAGCGCCCGAGGACGACGAGACCGGCGACGAGACCGACCTGATGACCGCCGACGCCGACGACCTCGTCCGCATCGCGCTCGAAGCCGCAGGAGGAGCCCCCACGACATGA